aagttAGAGTATTTTGGTTTTATAGAATGTCTGAGATCGATTCAAGCGTTCTACCAGGAGGAGAGGAGAGATTCACAAAGAACGATGTATTTCTGTCACCTGTTGTTGATAGGATAATGTTGGGGACAATATTAGACAGCTGTGCAGTGATATCGGAGAAAAGTCTTGCGACAATAGTGATAGACGAGTCTACTACAGACACTACATTTGTGTGCCGACGATTTTGTGACAGCGATGGAGAATACTTTACTGAAGCATTTGATTGGGACGAGATGTATCAAAGATTCAAGGAGAATAGTGATGATTTCTATCAACTCGTCAAGAATTTGACGGTGAAACCTACGATGAAGCAATTCACCAAGACCTTACAGCAGAAAGGGATTGATCCCAGATCGATAAAGAACGAGGAGAAAAAGCTCAAGCAAAAGCAAAGACAACAGACCcgaaagaaaaaggctAACTACACTGAGAGCGAAGATGATGAGtatgacgacgacgatgaaTTTTATATATACGATTTGGAtgcagaagaggatgatgcCTTTGACGAGACCGAGGAAggtgatgacgatgactTTTTGTACAGCTCAAAACCTGCTAAAGGTCGCAAGAAGGGCCGACcgagaagaaaagccaGGTCATCGCGCCGTGGAAAGCGAAGTGACCGTCTCCCAAAGCTCCCATCTGTTGCTAGAAGACTGGATATTAACGAAGATGGAAGGGTTCTCGATATTGATGCCATATTTAGTGACGAGGACAGCAGAGAAGTAGACATATCTAGTACAAAGACGTCCAAAGCATTTCGCAGGGCCAAAAAAGTGCTTCATACATCGGCAAAGATTCATTCTTTACCTTGTAGAGAGGATGAATTCCATCAGTTGTTTTTCAGCTTGGAGAGTGCCGTTCAGTCACAGGTCGGAAGATGCATTTACGTCAGTGGTACTCCGGGTGTTGGAAAGACAGCCACTATTCGTGAAGTCATTAAACAACTATCCGCTTCTTTTATCGCTGAGACTCATCATAAAATGTTCAGCTATGTGGAGATCAATGGACTAAAGGTGGTCTCACCGCAGGCATCCTATGAGGCGTTATGGGAGAAAGTGAGTGGTAAAAGGGCCACTGCCTCAAACTCTTTAACACAGCTAGAAGAGTACTTTAATAAGGACGATACGAAGCGTAAGCCGTTGGTGGTTTTACTAGATGAAATGGACCAAATTGTCACCAAGAACCAGAGCGTCATGTacaatttcttcaactggCCATCATATCCTCATTCAAAACTTATAGTAATAGCTGTGGCTAATACTATGGATCTTCCCGAGAGAATGCTCACTAATAAGATTTCTTCCCGTCTCGGTCTAACGAGAATTCAGTTCTCCAGTTATACTTATACTCAATTAAGTGAGATCATAAAGAGTCGATTAGAAAAATTGGGCCGACTGAATGAGGAGAGAATGGTGATTTCCAACGATGCAATTGCCTTTGCTTCGAGGAAAGTAGCTTCTGTGTCGGGAGATGCGAGGAGGGCTCTTATGATTTGTATACGAGCCGTGGAGATTGCAGAGATGGAATTTCTGGCCAAGCCAATAGAGGAGAGAAATAAGTTGGACAGTAGGTATACTGTAACTATTATGCATATTATGAAGGCTGTCAATGAAACGGCATCTTCGCCGATTGCAAACTACTTGAATTCACTTCCATTCATGTCGAAGATGCTTTTGGCGGCCGTTCTACTTCGGACGAAACGAACAGGTGTTGCTGAAGTGACAGTTGGGGATGTGATTGATGAGCTGAACAACCAGTTCCATGTGGTACTTTTCACGGAGCTTAATCGGAGATTGAGCGAGGAACAACTAGAAATGGCCCGAGTCTTGTATGAGTCCAATAATCGGTCTCAGTTGAGACCTACGGGTATCATATTTATTCTGAAGGACCTAGAAGAGAATGGAATCTTGATAGTGCAGcatttgaagttggaaCGGAGTCGATTGTTAAGGTTGAACGTTAGTCAAGCTGAAATCCTCAGcagcttcaaaaaagattctcttttgaaggaaatGGTACAATCTACATAAACCGATAcgcatatatatatatttcaATTATATATTCtgatagagaagaattggctCACCGGTATTGACAATCTCCGGGATTTTCAGCCGAAGATCAAAGGTCTTACTAATGACTATCTTGAATATCTTTTGGATATTTATGGAAGCGCaggttgaagaaaagattaGGGGAGCATTCATGGCCTTTGCGTACTTTTTGGCCTGTCTCgtaatctcttcttgatccGGTTCAGGCAGATCCACAAATAAATCGTACTTAGTGCCCACTAGAAATGGTATCGCCGTTCTATTGAAACCTCTAGCCTGACGATACCAATCTTTGATGGAATTTAGTGTTGATTTTCGTGAAAGGTCGAACATAAATAGTACAGCAACAGCGTCGCTAGCCACCAGTGGTAGCATATTAGTGAACTCAGCTTCTCCTCCAAGGTCCCATATTGAAAAGGTAATTTCCGTGTTCTTGATACGGATCGTTCTCTCCATAAAATTCACTCCCAAAGTCTGTGTATAAATTTCATCGAAGCAGTTTTCAACATACTTCACCATCAGTGATGTCTTACCGACCTGTGCATCACCTATAAGTCCAACTTTAAGAGTCACAGTATTTTTCTCAGCAGATCTTGTCCTCGAGTGAATCTGCTGTTGGGATTGTGACTGTTGAAGTTGTGATGTTTGATCTCTATGATTATGTTGGTGGTGACGCTGGTGGTCGTAATGACTGTGGCCATCCACAGCACTACTTATTGACCTCCCACCACCGACACCTTCGCTCAATGCCTCTGATGTGCTGTGAGATCTAGGTATTCTCGTACTAACACTTCTGTATGCATCCATAATGAGTTcccccaaaaaaaaaatatcGCTGATCTTCACagactttgaaagaatcaatCAATATCTTGAACAGGTTCCTCTCATTCATGTTATCATATCCccctttttatttctttgattaaTTCTCTATTTACTTTTTCCTAAGTTTGTCTAATTCAATAATACAGATGTACGGATGTTAAGAATTGAGTCAGGTGATAAGACACATGTGCCCAACTTGCGAGGTTTTTCTTGGTGCGAGGGTTACAGTCacagatttgaagaaatttttttttcacgACGGCTAGGGGACGGCAATGCCACCGGGGAGAAGCCACAGCAAAAGAATTTTTCTCCTCCCCTACGAAGCTcgtcttttttttaatttttcagacaaagttctctttgaaattAAAAGTTCTTTTCGGTTTCTTCTAATACTTATTCACTAGGATCTTCAACAGCAATTCAAGATGGCTATCGGAAAGAATAAAAGACTATCCAAGGGAAAGAAAGGTcttaagaagaaggttgttGACCCATTCACTAGAAAGGAGTGGTTTGACATCAAGGCTCCAACTACGTTTGAGAACAGAAACGTTGGTAAGACTTTGATTAACAGATCTACTGGTTTGAAGAGTGCTGCTGATGGATTGAAAGGCAGAGTCTTCGATTTCAATCTTGCTGATTTGCAAGGATCTGAGGATCATGCCTTCAAGAAGGTTAAGTTAAGAGTCGATGAAGTTCAAGGTAAGAACTTGTTGACCAACTTCCATGGTTTGGACTTCACAAGTGACAAGTTGAAATCTCTTGTTAGAAAGTGGCAATCTTTGGTGGAAGCTAATGTTACTGTGAAGACTGCTGATGACTACGTCTTGAGAATTTTCTGCATTGGTTTCACCAAGAGACAGGCTAACCAAGTCAAAAAGACTACTTATGCTCAGTCTTCTCAGTTGAGGGAggtgagaaagaagatgatggagatcaTGTCTAGAGAGGTCTCCAACTGTACTTTGGCTCAGCTTACTGGAAAATTGATTCCAGAGGCTATTGGCAGAGAAATCGAGAAGGCCGCTCAATCAACCTTCCCATTGCAGAACGTCTATATCAGAAAGGTTAAGTTGTTGAAACAGCCTAAGTTCGATTTGGGTAACTTGTTGGCTTTGCACGGCGAGGCTTCTGTCGATGACAAGGGAAAGAAGGTTGCTACTGGCTTCAAAGATGTTGTTTTGGAGACTGTTTAATTCCCACCACCATAATCGCCTTTTCATTGTTTAATTAAATGCAATGTGAAATCTGTATACACAATAAGCACTTTTACTTTTAGAGAAAACGTAGAAATGACGTATATTAAGTTAAAATCTAATTAGGCTCAGTTAATAAACTAAAATGCCACACTATTGGTTGATTCTTTTGTCTCGAAACCTTCCGTCTGACTTGACGAACCAACAGAAGGAATTACTTCCTTGCTTTGCTCTTCCTCGACAGCCTCCTCAATATCCTGTCCGTTCTTCACCTTAACAATACGATGTCTCCAAAAGCCATCATCGCCTAGCTCTTCCTTGGAGTCCAAGCGATATCCTCCAATTGCAGGAAGGACCCACGCCCATACCACCCAGTACAAAGCACCAAATGCAAAAATACCGATACCCACTACACAGTGTAGGTAATACGGAAGACTATTATACACAGATTGACCTGCGCTAGGTGGCACATATGGAGCTACCACCAAGTAGATCGATGataaaaggaaaaacaTGGTGACAGGTATAGTAGCTTTGATAGGAGGATTCCAGCTCTCTTTACCCTTCTTGTTTCTATAATGTAACCAAAGTAAACCTGCAGCCACAAACATATTGACAATGTTTAGAGGGTATGATATCAAGTTCAAAATAAAGTTGTAGGCATCGCCCGGTGGAGGAGCAACGATAGTTATGACGCACACCACCCAATGCTCAAACAAGCCAACCATTGGAGTATTAAACGGTTTCTGTGTAGcaaagaatttggaaaaagGTAAGATTCCTTCCCTTCCTAACTGTTGAACGATTCTACCTTGAGAGAAAATCACAGACATAACGTTACCCAAAGCAGAGAGGGCCACAAACACCGAAAGGGCCTTTTCCGATTTCCTACCAAATGCAATTCGGAAGAAGTTAGAGGCAACAATCTGTCCAGATCCTGCCAACTCATCCAACGGCACAACTGCAAAGTATGCAATATTCACCAACATGTAGATGACCGCCAAACAGATGACAGCAGAGGGACCAGCGATCCTGAGAGTTTTGATGGGATTCTTCACCTCACCAAGAGCGTAGTTGGCATTGGAATATCCAATGAAGGACCAGATAATGTTGTATAAAGCTGTGACAACACCGTAACCAGTAACTGGAGTACCGCTGAATGAATCATGGAAATTGGCCTTTCCAGGAGCACCACTTATACCACCGCCCAAAGCAACCCATCCAGTAACGGTAATGATAAGAATAATCACCAACTTGAACAAACCAAGAACGTTCTGCAAGTAGACACCAGCCTTAACGTTGATAGAATGAACCAAAAATGCAAAGGTCACACAGGCGATACCAATACCCCTTTCGTTCCATCTAGTGACGGTAACACCAGCAGCAGTTAAAATATACTCACCAAAAACGATGGAGTTACCAGAAGCCCAGCCAAGGAAGAACACATAGGAAGCGTACATGGCAGAGGCTAAGAATTTTGGCTTTCTATAGACGTACTCCACGTAGTTCTTCTCACCACCATTCTTGGTGATGGCAGAACCAAATTCCATGTATACATACAAACCGGCCAAGGATATAAGGGAACCCACAAACCAGAGAATAAGCGACAAACCCACAGATCCCGAAAGCACAAAAATGGTTGAGGTAGTGGCAAAGATACCAGTACCAACCATACGATTAAAAATGAGTCCTATTGCGGAAATAGTAccaatctccttcttattTCTATCAAGGGGAGCCACCTGCCCTGAGGCCACCTCCCATTCGGAGGTCTCGACTTCGTTCTTCGATCCAGACTTATCGACCATTCAGTGTAAAGACTATAGAACGAAAAAGCTAAGAGAAGTATTATAATATACACCTAACAAAAAACCTATCTTATCAGTCACAGCTGGATCTGCATCTACACTAATTTTCCACCTGCAATGCCGTTCCCTTTATAGGCCTGGGGAAAAATAGGATATAGGGATGCCACAGATGGGCAtctcttgaaaaatttgaCATAACTTACCAGAAAGGGAAATCCCCTGGTGCCACAGTGAAAAAAATCCGATTCGATTGCTCTAATCTGCATCCTTTACCGGTCCTTTCACCGCAAGAAATTATGTAGATTTGCAATTTTCAGTGGCTTTCAGAAGCCATCTCGTTTGCGGATAAATTGTACTCCTGTTCTCTACCATATCCAGAAAGTCCACGGCTGGCCACAGATCGTCCACAGATTGTCCACATTTTTGCGAGCGCCATCATTCACTCCCTGCTATTGCCTCTCAAGGCATTAGTGAAAGATACTAAAATGACTAGCTTAATTAATTAAAGAACAATATTTATAATAGTATAATGGTTGATTTCAAATAagccttttttttttattggCTCTAAGCTCAGTTGTGCAATCTCTTTTCGTAAGAGTACAAGTTGTGAACACCACCTTCGAACTGGGCAGAAGGAGTTCTGAACTCGAATCTCACTTTACCGTTAGCAGTCTCGTCGATCAATGCAGTCAAAGACTTGACACCAACATCCTGGCAAGAGTGCTGCATGCCATTGAACAAGTAAGGAATGAACTTGACAATAGATCCCTTATCTTCGACGGAACCGGAAACACCTTGGGCAACCAAAACTTTGTCGTCCTGAGAGAAGTATCTGGAAGTAGAGGCATTAGCATTGCTATCAGTCTGCTGCATAGCATCGATAGATCCCATACCACGATAAACCTTTAATCTCTTGCCGTCTCTATAGAAGTAATTACCTGGAGCTTCAGTGGTACCTGCCAAAAGGCCTCCCATCATAACAGTGGTGGCACCTAATGCAATAGCCTTGATGATGTGTCCGATGTTCTGAATACCACCATCGGCCATACATGGCACACCGAATTTTTTGGCGAACTCACAGACGTTGTACACTGCGGTAGCCTGTGGTCTACCACAGGCCATCACTTCTTGTGTAATACAAATGGATCCAGAACCCATACCAATTCTCAAAGCATCAGCCCCGGCGGCGATCAATTCAGCAGCTTGCTCTCTGCACACAACGTTACCAGCGACAACCTCCAACTCCGGGTAAGTCTCCTTTGCCCACTTAAGCATTTCCAGCTGGAAAGTCGAATTACCCTGAGAAGAGTCCAACACAACAACATCCAAGCCAGCAGCAACCAGCTTTGTAAGACGTTCTCTATCGGATCTCAAAGTACTAATGGCGGCACCACAAAGCAACTGCTTAGCATGAGGAGACTTCGAAGCGTATGGATAATCGTGATTTTTCTGCAAATCAGTGAGAGAAAGCATCGAAACAAAGTTAAACTTATCATCCACAATAGGTAATTTACCCTTCTTGGACTTCTGCAAGATACGGTTaccttctttcaaagagatacCATTTCTAGCCGTGATCAGTTCTGTTGTCATGATCTCAGAGATTGGATCTTGATCAGCCTCATGGAACTGAGTATCTCTGGAAGTGACGATACCGATCAATTTACCACCCAGTTTACCATTACTGGTAACAGGGAAGGAACTGAATCCTAATTCTTTACCAAGAACCTTGACCTCACCAACAGTGCGGTCCTGGGAAATGACCACCGGGTCGTTGATGAAACCATTCTCATACTTCTTGACCTTTCTAACCATTTCAGCTTGTTCATCGGAAGAACAGTTATTGTGGATGAAACCAATACCACCGGAAAGAGCCATTTTAATGGCCATATCTGCCTCAGTAACAGTATCCATAGGAGAGGAGACGAAAGGGGTTTTCAAACTGATCCTCTTGGTAAGCTTAGAGTCCAAGGAAACCTCGTGAGAACCAAAATCAATTTTACTAGGcaagatcaaaaaatcATTATAGGTCAAACCTCCATTGATTTTGGAATCCATCAATTCCGTAACAGACAATCCGTCCATATGTTCGTACTCAGAAAGGTAAGAAAGAGCCTTTGAGCAATCCAAGGGAGAAGACATCGTACTAAATGTATAATCAGTTAATAGTAAATATCCTGTTACAAGGGGGGCTTTTCAGTAAAAAAATGTACCGAAATTTAATAGGGCAAAAGGTTGccagaaaaaagagaaaacccaaaagaagaagaccCTTAAATGTATTGGCCTCACCGATAACTGGGAAATACTTCCCATATTTATAGACCCTAAGCGTGAAAAATTTACcgagaaaaataaaaacaaaatttttttttccaacctccctcttttctttttgagtGAAAAAAGCTAAATTGAAATTTTAAATATTCAATGATTAATTTGGGTTTGATTGTTCTGAATAAAAAATACAATCCGGTGGTGAATTTGAGATGCATTTTTGAATGGAGTCACCAATACGTATGTGCGTCAGCTGCAAAGGCTTTACATAAATAATTCCGATTGTCACGGTAACACTGTTTAGAGGAAGGCGCAATAGctcagaaaaagaaggttTATTACAGGCTAGTAACATGAATTATGTAGACACGCTAGCTCAATATCTGGGTAACTTGTAACCATAGAGATGTGTGACTGGAACTGAGATCAGAGATGTGTGACTGGGACTGAGTCCTGAGAGAGAACTGAGACGAAGACCTGTGACCGGAATAACTTAGCCACATGTATTGAGtctcactttcttttctcctGTGGCTGGAGAAAAACGCGAAGATGACGGATTAATTTCAGTTGATCAAGTTTGTTTAccttttcaaaatcatAGATTCATGATAAGCTTTAGCAAATTGATACAATGAATCCGGTGCATACTCCTGAGAGGTCACCCATAAGGTCGCGATCTGGCAGCCCGTCAAAACAATCTGAATATATGAAGAGTATCTCTAAGCTTGAAACTCAGTATACATTGTCCAAATTCACATCCCCTCCGAGGACCCCGTCTCCTACGAGATCTATGTCCTCTTCAAGATCCACGTCCCCAACAAAGGACTCGGTGATAAGCAGTTCTCCTTTACCGCGCTTGTTGATTCCTCGCCTTGATGAGTTTTTTGATTCTCCAAATAGAATGCTGCGGCCTTCTATCTCCTTGAAGTCCCCAACTTCTCCACTccctcctcttccaacCTCTCCAAATCTTAaatcacctttttcttctccgtTGAGATCCCAAAGAACTGTTAGCCGCGACAACTCCGATATGGAGTCtgattttttcttttcaggTAGCCAGATATCCTCACCCCAAACTCCGGCTATGGCTAAACcgtccttcttcttctgtccGGCGACCGACACCGCTGATGACACCACAGCAGATGAGGACTCGGAAAAAATACCACAAACTCCAGTGACACCAAGGTTTTCTGGTTCCACACTTTTCTTCGACCAGAGTGTTCCATCCTCACCGACCACACCTAAATACCGGGGAAAGAACTTGTCCTCTTCTTTACGATTTGCTGCGCATAAAACCGGTCTTCCAAGGACATCTAATGGCACCGATAAAACAATTTCCGTCTCGGCAATTGGCATGTCAAGACATGGTACTAGGACAACGGGATCCAGTATTTCTGCATCCTCTGTGGTGGCTGACCCAGAGCTACCCATGGACATCCAGATCATTGTGGAATCAAGACCCGAGTCTATCCACCACGATTTCGATGGCTTTGATAGCCAGACATATAAAGGTTTTTGGCTTCTATCTGACGAAGAGGCGTTGGCCCTCGAAAGTTGGAATAAACTTGAATTTGAAAGACAGAATAGATTGTTTGAATATTTTATTAACCTTCAGAGGATAAGATTCAACATGAAACGGATGGTTTTTCATTACGGACCCGCATTTGAGGGATACAAGGATCGTACTCCTAACCAATCAGACGACTACCAAAAGACATTTACACCCATAAAAGCATTGTACGAGTATATCGATAAGCTCGTACTAAAAAAGCTCAAGCCAGCCTACGAAGGCCATATGTTCGTCAATGATCAATATATTTTGGAGGTGTCAACTAAATGGTTTTCAAACGTGGCTGCAAAGTATGACTACATTTCAAGGGGCGTGGTGTACTTGGCAAGGCTTTCAGCAAGTGATACCGTGAGAGAATGGATCGCAGATGTGGAGAAGACAGATGAACTTGCCATTTCGAATAGATTTGCACCATCTGCAAAAGAACTTTTCTGTTCctacttcatcaaactcttcaCACCTTTAGCCCTCATATTTAAAGATCTCATTAAATTATATGCCAAGATGAACAAAACCGAGTTGGAAGAGCTGGCtaagaagttggatgagATACTTGGCAAGATCAATACCACGTCGGATTATACCGCTGATCTAGATAACAAGATTTCCTTAAACGAGCAGCTGGTCTGCGCGGACTACTTGTATCTTGAAATGGTAAATTTATTTGATAAGGAAAGACGTCTCAATCCTGCCAATCTGGAGATGGAGACCAAATACGGTGTCACATGGATTAAGTGCAAGTTGGTTCTTTGCGATAATTATTTGCTCCCTTTACTTGAGAAAAAGCATAAAGACaccaatctctttctttctaaaCCTCCAATTCCTTTGCAATACCTTTCATACAAAGTCTTGGAACCAGAGGAAAAATCAGATACTTTGCAATTGGTTATCATAGATTCTGGTAATAAGATCACTCATACTTTCCGTGCTTtaagaagccaaaaaatGGCTTCAATTATGTTGAAGACGTTTACCAGAGATTTAAATAGAAACAGAAATGCGTTGTTTGTAAAGCTTACAGATGCGACTCCTTATCATTTGGAGTTGATCAACGGATGCTCTTTTGTTTCTCATATTCAGCAGGACGAATATGCACTGCCATCGGATTCTGACGGACACGATTTGGTGAAGCGTTCACTTGATAAGTCAAATGAAGCTTCAGATATCAAATCGAAATCTGCGCGCCCACTTTCAACAACGGAACCATCATGTGCCGACATATTTTCATACGGTGGACAGAGTTTCATTGCAGTTGGAGCTTATGATGGTATTTACATTGGTCAAGAGAATAATCCTGCCTCTTGGAGACGCGTATGTGAAGTGGCGAGGGTAAGAAAACTTGACGTTCTTGACAACCAAATGATGCTATGCCATTGTGGCGAGAAGCTATATGAATGTCCGGTAACTGAAATGATGACTGCATACACCGGGTTGAATCTATGCGATAAACTGTTGATTGAAATTCAGAAGCACTGCAAAGGATATGAATTGGGGCCACAGAAGTTGCGCAACGGTCCGGTGGTGGCAAGCTCTCGATATTTATTCTGCTGGAAAGATAGAAAGATAAGGTATTCTCCGATGGCGAGGGAAAACAAATGGTTACCGATTTTCAAATCAATGAGAGCTACTTTCAATGTCGTGGGAATGTCTGTTCTGTATCCTGACAACTTTTCCATTCTGCATTTTACAGAAGATATGCCCATATTCTATCTATCGAACCTAAACGCTTTCACTAATACTCAGATGCCGAAAGTTGATGGCGATACCGAGATGCTAATACGtcaaaagaatcaaaagcCTGTTGGTGTATTCAAATTTGGCGGTGTTACACCCAAGGATTACGAGATGATACTAGTCTACACAAGCTACTTCATCATTGTGAGCTATGATTCGAATAGTCGAACATTTCTGAGGTCAAGAAACGAGATTATGAGGTTCAACTTCGAGTGTCAAGAAGCCGCCTTTGATCCGCAAGAAAATGCCCTTTTCGCTTGTGGCTCTAGAAGTTTAGAAATATGGAGAATTCCACCTAGAAAAGAGATCCGTAGTGATGGAGATGCTCGGCCAGAGTTGGTGACAATTGTTCTGGGACATAATGTCAAACTACTCAATAAGACCCCAGAGAAAGTGATTGTGAGTTTGATGAGGGGTGAAAACAACGATAGTACAAATAGGCTGATATTTCGTGTCAGACGTGATGGTAGAAAGAAAGCCCCAAGTTAGATATACCCTGTACTATAGAGATATAATGTGTAATGTTTAATGTGAA
The sequence above is a segment of the Brettanomyces nanus chromosome 4, complete sequence genome. Coding sequences within it:
- the SPG1 gene encoding septum-promoting GTP-binding protein 1 (BUSCO:EOG09343VIS) produces the protein MDAYRSVSTRIPRSHSTSEALSEGVGGGRSISSAVDGHSHYDHQRHHQHNHRDQTSQLQQSQSQQQIHSRTRSAEKNTVTLKVGLIGDAQVGKTSLMVKYVENCFDEIYTQTLGVNFMERTIRIKNTEITFSIWDLGGEAEFTNMLPLVASDAVAVLFMFDLSRKSTLNSIKDWYRQARGFNRTAIPFLVGTKYDLFVDLPEPDQEEITRQAKKYAKAMNAPLIFSSTCASINIQKIFKIVISKTFDLRLKIPEIVNTGEPILLYQNI
- the MUP1 gene encoding methionine permease (EggNog:ENOG41) gives rise to the protein MVDKSGSKNEVETSEWEVASGQVAPLDRNKKEIGTISAIGLIFNRMVGTGIFATTSTIFVLSGSVGLSLILWFVGSLISLAGLYVYMEFGSAITKNGGEKNYVEYVYRKPKFLASAMYASYVFFLGWASGNSIVFGEYILTAAGVTVTRWNERGIGIACVTFAFLVHSINVKAGVYLQNVLGLFKLVIILIITVTGWVALGGGISGAPGKANFHDSFSGTPVTGYGVVTALYNIIWSFIGYSNANYALGEVKNPIKTLRIAGPSAVICLAVIYMLVNIAYFAVVPLDELAGSGQIVASNFFRIAFGRKSEKALSVFVALSALGNVMSVIFSQGRIVQQLGREGILPFSKFFATQKPFNTPMVGLFEHWVVCVITIVAPPPGDAYNFILNLISYPLNIVNMFVAAGLLWLHYRNKKGKESWNPPIKATIPVTMFFLLSSIYLVVAPYVPPSAGQSVYNSLPYYLHCVVGIGIFAFGALYWVVWAWVLPAIGGYRLDSKEELGDDGFWRHRIVKVKNGQDIEEAVEEEQSKEVIPSVGSSSQTEGFETKESTNSVAF
- the IMH3 gene encoding IMP dehydrogenase (BUSCO:EOG093418SW), with the translated sequence MSSPLDCSKALSYLSEYEHMDGLSVTELMDSKINGGLTYNDFLILPSKIDFGSHEVSLDSKLTKRISLKTPFVSSPMDTVTEADMAIKMALSGGIGFIHNNCSSDEQAEMVRKVKKYENGFINDPVVISQDRTVGEVKVLGKELGFSSFPVTSNGKLGGKLIGIVTSRDTQFHEADQDPISEIMTTELITARNGISLKEGNRILQKSKKGKLPIVDDKFNFVSMLSLTDLQKNHDYPYASKSPHAKQLLCGAAISTLRSDRERLTKLVAAGLDVVVLDSSQGNSTFQLEMLKWAKETYPELEVVAGNVVCREQAAELIAAGADALRIGMGSGSICITQEVMACGRPQATAVYNVCEFAKKFGVPCMADGGIQNIGHIIKAIALGATTVMMGGLLAGTTEAPGNYFYRDGKRLKVYRGMGSIDAMQQTDSNANASTSRYFSQDDKVLVAQGVSGSVEDKGSIVKFIPYLFNGMQHSCQDVGVKSLTALIDETANGKVRFEFRTPSAQFEGGVHNLYSYEKRLHN